Within Xiphias gladius isolate SHS-SW01 ecotype Sanya breed wild chromosome 14, ASM1685928v1, whole genome shotgun sequence, the genomic segment gcagcaaagacagagaaggaagaCGTCCTCTGAAACTTCATATCCTCTCCACAACATCCCAGCTTTTAGGCATTCAGACTTGCTCTCCCCTTCTCGTAACACCAACAGAGGCTGGCCATTGGTAACTTCTGGGTTGGTGATTAAAGGTTCATAGCAGCTTCCTGTGGCATTCTCCAGATGGTCCAGGAGTTTGCAGAAACTAAGCCATAGTCCACCAGCCACCACGAGCCTGGAGAGGTGACGGATGGAGAGAGCAAGGGAGCGAcggatggagaaggagaggaggaagatgaaggaaCCGACGAAGATGCAGGTCCAGCCCCAGCCAGAGCGCAGGAACATCCtggaagaaggagagggaagatGAGAACAGAGTTCTAGAAGTAAAGTTAGTGATTAGAAGAGAGAAGAAGCGATAGGAGAAAGAAATGATTTATTGTCATATTACAAATTAAGTGTAGTAGTTAAACATCGCTGCCAAATTAATTGACAAATGCCACCACTGAGAAGAGTGGTATCCCCTAATGGTTCCTACAcaccatttcacatttcacacttcGCTTTTGTCATTCAGTCTTAAggaaccagatatttttctcaggagttggtggaggtTATACCACTGTATTCATCATCCAAATGAATACTATGTTGCTCTTTGTCTACTTAATTTGTAAATAGGCAGCTGCTAAGAAGatcaccatatcaactttataaggccaatgccaatgttgtgtttacaaacaaaaaaatcttagtttaataaaagtaatgaaagtTTAATTGAAAGTAACATTCCAAAAATACAGCTCTATTGATGTCTGCCAGTGTATGTCTTATGTAATTTACTGTAAGTATGAAGCAGTGATATTGATTCATTTCTTGTATACTGTAAACTACTAACTGCCAAAACAGCATACTATGCAGATCAGTGCCCAATGTATATTTCAATTATGGtattagtatgtagtatggaatTGAGTGATAATGAGTGTCAGAAGGTGGGGTACACAGACAGATACATGATTTGGGTTAGATTTATCACAGGAAACTCactaaaaatgactgaaaattgaCTATTGTATTATCCTCCTATGTCAACAGttaaacacagaggaggaaacatGAACAACCTACTCTTAAGCATATTCAACAGGGGATACATCCTGCCTCAGctttaaacaaatcaaacaatcaaaacacTACCATATCTTCCAAATGCCACTAGTTTTTTCgtttgttacattttctttgaacaaCAACATGTAATCAGATGCAACTCAATGACACAATAACGCCACTGGTCCAAAGTAGAGAAGTGAGCAggatgtaaacaggaaacagTCTCACCTGTAGAGAAAGTGGCTTCTCTTGGCAAAGATACTGTGCTGGGAGACCCAGAAGCTCAGTGCAGGACCAATCATCACCACTGCAGACAGCAACAGGTGGAAGTGCTGCCGGAATACAGTGTTACCCAGGAGCTGGGCAGCCAGGTCCGTCAGGACCACCAGCACTGTGTTAAGGAACATCTGGACCCAGAACCAAAACTCTGACTGAATGTTAacttaaatatgaaaaacaaacaaacactgctggCTCTGAATGCAACTGTGTGTTTGGGTAGATTAACCACCTCAGACTAAACAGCATGCACTGTTTCATGTGATAAGGCTGTAATCCTGACTAGAATGCATTTAACACACTAGTAACTGTGGATTACCACTGTTACATATTGGAATAACTGAGCATTTTATGTAATCCAGAAGTCTGGTTGGAATCAATCAATCTATGCAAACTATTTTGCAAAGACTCCTGCTGGGATCCCTTGGTGCATCTCTTAAGATTATGAAGATTAATCCAGATCCTGCAGTATTTCAAAGCTGCTGGTTATGTAGTAAAAATAGTTGAAAACCACTGGTGTGATCCAGTTAGCTGCCATGCATAGAGCTGTACTGAGTAACATTAAGGAAATGACAGGTGGCCTCAAGCATTCCACAGACTGAAAATATGTGCACACTTTGATCTCCAACCatggaaaatgaaatttgttgaaATTCTTCAATCCAGTAGGGACTTCTGCTGGTTTCAATATTTTCTGCAGTTTACTGTATCTACTCGTACTTTCAGTGCAGAGTAGTTTAGCTGCAGCTCTCAATTATCCAGTTTTCACACTTATGACTGAAGGCTTCAACaatgctgctgctctccaaacCGCATAACTCTTGCTTGGCTATGGTTTTCTTGCAGCTGCAGTGAGGTGAGTTAAACAGTCTTTTCTGACCTTGTACAGCAGGTTTCCGAGTGTCTCCTTGCTGCTTTCCTCTTGTTGTGCAGTGAGTGTGATTGGCCACCTCTGTATCGCTTCTGCAGAAATGCAAAAACCACCACTGTATTCCACTCGGCAACGGCCACGTCTGTATTGAATATACCTTGAAAGATGTCCAAGAGTTGTAGCTCCAGAATATCTCCCCTGTTCAAACCCTCTCCGCTCTAACGTTAGCTTCTCTGCCCTCCACCATTGACACCCTCcgtctcaaacacacacacacacacacacacacacacacacacacaggaaaatacTATTTATGTTTTCGCCTTGTCATATGTCTCCTGGACCTTGAAGTTGATATATTACACCTACTGAGATGACTGAAGTTTGAACCATTGAGATCGATTCCTTGGTATTAATAAGTATATCAAAGGGTTTCtgactaatttaattttaattcatagCAGAGATAGGGGCTGACAGTAAGATGAACAACAGC encodes:
- the fitm1l gene encoding fat storage-inducing transmembrane protein 1 encodes the protein MFLNTVLVVLTDLAAQLLGNTVFRQHFHLLLSAVVMIGPALSFWVSQHSIFAKRSHFLYRMFLRSGWGWTCIFVGSFIFLLSFSIRRSLALSIRHLSRLVVAGGLWLSFCKLLDHLENATGSCYEPLITNPEVTNGQPLLVLREGESKSECLKAGMLWRGYEVSEDVFLLCLCCLLLAEETAVFGPYLSLGGISDAPLRILFLFCVLLLGLWIFLLLCLLAYFPQFPTQLLGGALGCLSWRGLYQGWYRLGPSWYCPGRPGLGLLNTKTRSMEAEDAQLSHNYCN